The Cylindrospermum stagnale PCC 7417 genome segment TTTTTGTAGTAAAAATATCTATATGCTGCAATTAAAACGTCGATATTTTCCCCAGCTTTAGCTAAAGCTTGTTGCATATACTGCTCAGATTCAGCGGTATTTTCCCAGGTCTTCGCCGCCAAGATTAATAACTCTTTAATATCTTCTGGAACCTGAAACCATGATAACTTTTGGGCATCAACTTGCATCATAACCTCCTAAGGTAATTGGCTTCAGATTCCCGACTTCTTAGAGAAGTCGGGAATCTTGTTGAATTACCAATTTAGAAAATATTGAGAACGTAGACCAAGGTGAAGAGAACAATCCAGATGATGTCTACAAAGTGCCAATAAATTTCTGCCATTTCAATGCCAGTGTGATTGGTGGCAGAATAATGACCAGGAACGCGCGATCGCCACAATACATTCAACATCCACAAAAGTCCCACAAATACGTGCAAGCCGTGGAACCCAGTCAAGATGTAAAAGCAGTTGGAGAAAACGTTGGTAGTTAGACCGTAGCCTAAATTAGTGTATTCATACACTTGACCAACCAAGAAAATCGCGCCCATGATTGCAGTAATTCCATACCACAAACGCATTCCCTTAACATTATTCTTTTTAATCGCCACATCACCCAAGTGAATGACGAAACTACTAGAAACCAGAATAACGGTGTTAATCGTCGGCACGAATAACTCTACTTCCATTCCTTCTGGTGGCCAAACTGGTGTGATGGCTTTAAAGAACAAATAAGTGGCAAAAAATCCCCCAAACATTAGGGATTCAGAAGCGAGGAAAGTTAACAGTCCCCAGACTCGCAAATCTGGATGTGCTTCGTGATGTTCACTTGTCGTCGTCGCGATGGTCATCTCTTTAGCCTCTGAATAAATGCCCAACAAGGGCTAGGTAAAGGATGAAAGCCTTCATCCAAAACATGGCAGTCTTTTTTGATCAACAGGAGATCCCCCCAACCCCCCTTAGAAAGGGGGGCTTAATTTTCGGCTTATGCTTATGCCCTGAGAAAGATGTTTTAATTCTTCCTTTACCCCCTTTTTAAGGGGGTCGGGGCGGGGGGATCTAATTAAACACTAACTTCTGGTGTTCCAGGTGGTTGTATAGCAGCACTATGACCATGACCGTAGTCGTAGGGGCCATGAGTGACAACAGGCAGCACTTCCCAGTTTTCAATGATGGGTGGAGAACTGGTTGTCCATTCTAAGGTTAAAGCTTGCCAAGGGTTATCACCGGCTAATGCACCTTTGCGCCAACTTTTAATGATGTTGTAAGCAAAAGGAAGTACCGATATCCCCAAGATAAATGAACCGATGGTGCAAATTACATTGAGGTTGACAAATTGCGGGTCATACATGGCAACTCGTCGGGGCATTCCTTGTAAACCCAATTCATGCATGGGTAAGAAGGTGAGATTAGTGCCGATGAAGGTGAGGGCAAAGTGAACACGACCCCAGGTTTCATCCAGTTTCCGGCCTGTCATTTTGGGGAACCAGTGGTAGATGCCGGCGTAGATGCCAAACACGGAACCACCAAACAGGACGTAGTGGAAGTGTCCGACGACATAATAGGTGTCGTGGACGTGAAGGTCAAAGGGGGCTGTTCCCATTGTGACGCCGCTTAAACCACCCATGACGAACATGGATAGTAAGCCGATCGCAAATAGCATGGCGCTGGTGAAGCGGATTTTACCACCCCAAAGGGTTGCTACCCAGCCAAATATCTTAACGCCAGTGGGTACGGCGACAATCAGGGTAGTGATGGTGAAGAAGATCCGCATCGGCCCGGATGTGCCGCTGGTAAACATGTGGTGAACCCAGACGAACAAACCGACGACGCAGATAGCGACGCTGGAATAAGCGATCGCTTTATAACCAAAAATTGGTTTGCGCGCGTGTACCGGAATTACCTCGGACATAATGCCGAAGATCGGCAGAATCATTAAATAAACTGCCGGGTGAGAATAAAACCAGAATAAATGCTGGTAAATAACTACGTTACCGCCGGCATCTGGTTTAAAGAAGGAGGTACCAAAGTTTAGGTCAAACAACAGCAGCACTAAACCCGCTGCTAGCACTGGTGTAGAGAGAAGTGCCAAAATGGAAGTTGCCAACATGGCCCAACAGAACAAGGGCACTTGATCCCATTTCATGCTGGGAACCTTCATCATCAAGATGGTGATCACAAAGTTCAGTGAACCCAAAATTGAGGAAGTTCCCACCAAGACGATCGCTAAAATCCACATAGTTTGAGCAGCGTGTGCTGTCACCAAACTCAAAGGTGGGTAAGCTGTCCAGCCTGATTGAGAACCGCCAAAAATGAAACTACCTAACAGCAGTAATCCGGCTGGTGGGTTTAACCAAAAGGCGATCGCATTCAGTTTGGGGAAAGCCATATCTCTAGCACCAATCATCAGCGGTACTAGATAGTTGCCAAAACC includes the following:
- a CDS encoding cytochrome c oxidase subunit 3; this translates as MTIATTTSEHHEAHPDLRVWGLLTFLASESLMFGGFFATYLFFKAITPVWPPEGMEVELFVPTINTVILVSSSFVIHLGDVAIKKNNVKGMRLWYGITAIMGAIFLVGQVYEYTNLGYGLTTNVFSNCFYILTGFHGLHVFVGLLWMLNVLWRSRVPGHYSATNHTGIEMAEIYWHFVDIIWIVLFTLVYVLNIF
- the ctaD gene encoding cytochrome c oxidase subunit I; amino-acid sequence: MTQVEFPRNTPSAGNHSSHPTAWKWQDYFTFNVDHKVIGIQYLVTAFFFYLIGGLMAIAIRAELATPDSDVLDPNLYNAFMTNHGTIMIFLWIVPSAIGGFGNYLVPLMIGARDMAFPKLNAIAFWLNPPAGLLLLGSFIFGGSQSGWTAYPPLSLVTAHAAQTMWILAIVLVGTSSILGSLNFVITILMMKVPSMKWDQVPLFCWAMLATSILALLSTPVLAAGLVLLLFDLNFGTSFFKPDAGGNVVIYQHLFWFYSHPAVYLMILPIFGIMSEVIPVHARKPIFGYKAIAYSSVAICVVGLFVWVHHMFTSGTSGPMRIFFTITTLIVAVPTGVKIFGWVATLWGGKIRFTSAMLFAIGLLSMFVMGGLSGVTMGTAPFDLHVHDTYYVVGHFHYVLFGGSVFGIYAGIYHWFPKMTGRKLDETWGRVHFALTFIGTNLTFLPMHELGLQGMPRRVAMYDPQFVNLNVICTIGSFILGISVLPFAYNIIKSWRKGALAGDNPWQALTLEWTTSSPPIIENWEVLPVVTHGPYDYGHGHSAAIQPPGTPEVSV